From Methylocystis sp. ATCC 49242, one genomic window encodes:
- the pap gene encoding polyphosphate:AMP phosphotransferase gives MFESARLPHAMTKADFADFEARLRDSLLNAQFDLAEKKRAAVLVLINGSDGAGKGDVVNRLYDWLDDHFVETLSYGKPTDEERARPGAWRYWRDMTAKGRIGLVLGSWHHRALRNRALGRLDKAAYDNVLEEMNRAEEMLRLEGVHLLKIWLHLDDGEARRRLDRLRQGNGALRRPAVIEWEEIKKPRELARLNDAALEMIEMTSTGGAPWAVVPAQDQHYRDAAVGDLLLQTLTRAAGAARAAMRTSALAAPDLEMPRPSLVSALDLTQKANPDVYSQELRALQRRLTEATTTKSFRSHGLVLVFEGNDAAGKGGAIRRVREALDPRRFRVHGVAAPTDEELARPYLWRFWRNIPRRGDVAIFDRSWYGRVLVERVQGYASPDDWMRAYQEINDFERQLSETSYLVVKFWLAISADEQLRRFQDREAKSFKRYKLTPDDWRNREKWDAYEQAMTDMVDRTSSRQAPWTLVEANDKKFARLKVLRTIVERLEA, from the coding sequence ATGTTCGAATCCGCACGGCTGCCCCACGCCATGACGAAGGCGGACTTCGCCGATTTCGAGGCCCGGCTGCGCGACAGCCTGCTCAACGCCCAGTTCGACCTGGCCGAAAAGAAACGCGCCGCCGTGCTGGTGCTGATCAATGGCTCCGACGGGGCCGGGAAGGGCGACGTCGTCAATCGCCTTTACGACTGGCTCGACGACCATTTCGTCGAGACCCTCTCCTACGGCAAGCCGACCGACGAGGAGCGGGCGCGGCCCGGCGCCTGGCGCTACTGGCGCGACATGACGGCCAAGGGGCGGATCGGGCTCGTGCTGGGGTCCTGGCACCACCGGGCCCTTCGCAATCGCGCGCTCGGCCGGCTCGACAAGGCGGCCTATGACAATGTTCTCGAGGAAATGAACCGCGCAGAGGAAATGCTGCGGCTCGAAGGCGTGCACCTGCTGAAAATCTGGCTCCATCTGGATGATGGCGAGGCGCGCCGTCGCCTCGACAGGCTGCGCCAGGGAAATGGCGCGCTGCGCCGCCCCGCCGTGATCGAATGGGAGGAAATCAAGAAGCCCAGGGAGCTGGCCCGGTTGAACGACGCCGCGCTGGAGATGATCGAGATGACCTCGACCGGCGGCGCGCCCTGGGCCGTTGTTCCCGCGCAGGACCAGCATTACCGCGACGCCGCCGTCGGCGATCTGCTGTTGCAGACCCTGACCCGCGCCGCCGGCGCGGCGCGCGCCGCCATGCGCACGAGCGCCCTCGCCGCGCCGGACCTGGAGATGCCGCGGCCGAGTCTGGTTTCGGCCCTCGATCTGACGCAGAAGGCCAATCCCGACGTCTACAGCCAGGAGCTGCGCGCCCTGCAGCGGCGCCTCACAGAGGCCACGACCACGAAATCCTTTCGCAGCCACGGCCTCGTGCTCGTTTTCGAGGGCAATGACGCCGCCGGCAAGGGCGGCGCCATACGCCGCGTGCGCGAGGCGCTCGATCCGCGCCGGTTCCGCGTCCATGGCGTCGCCGCGCCGACCGACGAGGAGCTTGCGCGGCCCTATCTGTGGCGTTTCTGGCGCAACATCCCGCGGCGCGGCGATGTCGCAATCTTCGACCGCAGCTGGTATGGGCGCGTGCTGGTCGAGCGCGTGCAGGGCTACGCCTCGCCCGACGACTGGATGCGCGCCTATCAGGAGATCAACGACTTCGAGCGCCAGCTCAGCGAGACCAGCTATCTCGTCGTCAAATTCTGGCTCGCCATTTCCGCCGACGAGCAATTGCGCCGCTTTCAGGATCGCGAAGCGAAATCCTTCAAGCGCTACAAGCTCACGCCGGACGACTGGCGCAATCGCGAGAAGTGGGACGCCTACGAACAGGCGATGACCGACATGGTGGACCGCACCAGCTCGCGGCAGGCCCCCTGGACCCTCGTCGAGGCCAATGACAAGAAATTCGCGCGTTTGAAGGTGCTGCGCACGATCGTCGAGCGGCTCGAGGCGTAA
- a CDS encoding 2-isopropylmalate synthase, with translation MTNQNVKGAQTGERVMIFDTTLRDGEQSPGASMTFEEKLEVADLLDHLGVDIIEAGFPIASPGDFDSVCEVARRVKNASVAGLARASEKDIDRCAEALREAKRPRIHTFISTSPVHMKYKLQMEPERVLELIASSVTRARNHVADVEWSAEDGTRTEIDFLCRCVEIAINAGATTINIPDTVGYITPAEYEQLFRTVRERVPNSDKAIFSVHCHDDLGLAVANSLAGVRGGARQIECTINGIGERAGNAALEEVVMAMKTRHDALPYYTNIDAKLLTRAAKLVSAVTSFPVQYNKAIVGRNAFAHESGIHQDGMLKNAHTYEIMTPESVGVSKTSLVMGKHSGRHAFREKLKELGYDLGENALQDAFNRFKDLADRKKFVYDEDLIALVDDEIVNAHDHIKVLALMVMAGTHGPQSAALTLDIDGDKVTHQATGNGPVDAIFNAIKALAPHEATLELYQVHAVTEGTDAQAEVSVRLSEDGKSVTGRGADPDTLVASARAYVSALNKLMVKRGRAKPEAMQAV, from the coding sequence ATGACCAATCAAAACGTCAAAGGCGCTCAGACTGGCGAGCGCGTCATGATTTTCGACACCACCCTGCGCGACGGCGAGCAGTCGCCCGGCGCCTCGATGACCTTCGAGGAGAAGCTGGAGGTCGCAGATCTGCTGGACCATCTGGGCGTCGACATTATCGAGGCCGGCTTTCCGATCGCCAGCCCGGGCGATTTCGACAGTGTGTGCGAAGTGGCGCGGCGCGTGAAGAACGCTTCCGTCGCGGGTCTGGCGCGCGCTTCCGAAAAAGACATCGACCGCTGCGCCGAGGCTCTGCGCGAGGCCAAGCGTCCACGCATCCACACCTTCATCTCCACCTCGCCCGTGCACATGAAATACAAGCTCCAGATGGAGCCCGAGCGGGTGCTGGAGCTGATCGCCTCGTCCGTGACCCGCGCGCGCAACCACGTGGCGGACGTCGAATGGTCGGCCGAGGACGGCACGCGCACGGAAATCGACTTCCTGTGCCGCTGCGTCGAAATCGCCATCAACGCCGGCGCGACGACGATCAATATTCCCGACACGGTAGGCTACATCACGCCGGCGGAATATGAGCAGCTGTTCCGCACCGTGCGGGAGCGCGTGCCCAATTCCGACAAGGCGATATTCTCGGTCCATTGCCACGACGATCTGGGTCTGGCGGTCGCGAATTCGCTGGCCGGCGTTCGCGGCGGCGCGCGGCAGATCGAATGCACGATCAACGGCATCGGCGAGCGCGCGGGCAACGCCGCGCTCGAGGAAGTCGTGATGGCGATGAAAACCCGCCACGACGCCCTGCCCTACTACACCAACATCGACGCGAAGCTGCTGACGCGCGCCGCGAAGCTGGTGTCGGCGGTCACGAGCTTCCCGGTGCAATACAACAAGGCGATCGTCGGCCGAAACGCCTTTGCGCATGAGAGCGGCATCCATCAGGACGGCATGCTCAAGAACGCGCACACCTATGAAATCATGACGCCAGAGAGCGTCGGCGTGTCCAAGACCTCGCTGGTAATGGGCAAGCATTCCGGCCGCCACGCCTTCCGCGAGAAGCTGAAGGAACTGGGCTATGATCTCGGCGAAAACGCCCTGCAAGATGCGTTCAACCGTTTCAAGGATTTGGCCGACCGCAAGAAATTCGTCTACGATGAAGACCTGATCGCGCTGGTCGACGACGAGATCGTCAACGCCCATGACCACATCAAGGTTCTGGCGTTGATGGTGATGGCAGGAACGCATGGTCCGCAGTCGGCGGCGCTGACGCTCGACATCGACGGCGACAAGGTCACGCATCAGGCGACCGGCAACGGCCCGGTGGACGCGATCTTCAACGCCATCAAGGCGCTGGCGCCGCATGAGGCGACGCTGGAGCTCTATCAGGTCCACGCCGTCACCGAAGGCACGGACGCACAGGCCGAGGTTTCGGTGCGGCTCTCCGAGGACGGCAAATCGGTGACCGGCCGCGGCGCGGACCCCGACACGCTGGTCGCCTCGGCCCGCGCCTATGTCTCCGCGCTCAACAAGCTGATGGTGAAGCGCGGTCGCGCGAAGCCGGAGGCGATGCAGGCCGTCTGA
- a CDS encoding phage portal protein, which translates to MTFPWGRIAQFLGVEKRAAVPADAFLAEYFGARGVGAGAVSADQVLSNLAIATACVSRRSQGLASVPLNIHRNIGPSNAERAEDHQLYDILNVRPNEYQSGYEFREFMGRSHDVFGNAYARIERDARGQIVALHPFLPAMVAIERLASGRLRYRATDWTGKVWTLLQEEMLHIRGPSRDGIYGLSPIQIARGSVSLALAQSETAQSFMSNGLPPSALVMPPIGTKYTEVALQKLQRGFAEYQSGRNAGKVIVAPEKMEITPFNWTPEDSEFLDNRKLSNEDVARIFDCPPTSVGIVDRSTYSNTEQEALALVRNCLAPLASRFESAFARCLLTNAGRRSYFFRHDFSELLRGDMKTRFEAYRLARETGVYSPNDVRRLENEAPVAGGDVYHMPANWTQLGQPQSGAPQNATV; encoded by the coding sequence TGACCTTTCCATGGGGCCGAATCGCTCAATTTCTTGGCGTCGAGAAGCGGGCGGCCGTGCCTGCGGACGCCTTCCTTGCGGAATATTTCGGCGCGCGCGGCGTTGGCGCCGGGGCGGTTTCAGCAGATCAGGTGCTGTCCAATTTGGCGATTGCGACGGCTTGCGTGTCGCGGCGCTCGCAAGGCCTTGCCAGCGTTCCTCTCAACATTCATCGGAACATCGGCCCTTCAAACGCAGAGCGCGCCGAAGATCATCAGCTCTATGACATTTTGAACGTCCGGCCGAACGAATACCAAAGCGGGTATGAGTTTCGTGAGTTCATGGGCCGCTCGCACGATGTTTTCGGCAACGCCTATGCGCGCATTGAGCGCGACGCGAGGGGCCAGATCGTCGCTTTACATCCTTTCCTCCCGGCAATGGTCGCGATCGAGCGCCTTGCAAGCGGCCGGCTGCGCTATCGCGCGACCGATTGGACGGGTAAGGTCTGGACACTCCTGCAAGAGGAAATGCTGCATATTCGCGGACCAAGTCGCGACGGAATTTATGGCCTCTCGCCGATCCAGATCGCGCGCGGGAGCGTGTCTCTCGCGCTGGCGCAAAGCGAGACGGCGCAGAGCTTCATGTCCAATGGTCTGCCGCCGTCCGCATTGGTCATGCCTCCCATTGGCACGAAATATACCGAAGTCGCCCTGCAAAAGCTCCAGCGCGGGTTCGCAGAGTATCAGAGCGGAAGAAATGCGGGAAAGGTGATTGTCGCGCCCGAGAAAATGGAAATCACACCTTTCAACTGGACGCCGGAAGACAGTGAATTTCTCGACAATCGTAAGCTCTCGAATGAAGACGTTGCGCGCATTTTCGATTGTCCTCCAACGAGCGTCGGCATCGTGGACCGCTCGACCTATTCGAACACAGAACAGGAAGCGCTTGCGCTTGTGCGCAACTGTCTTGCGCCGCTGGCCTCCCGCTTCGAAAGCGCCTTCGCGCGCTGTCTACTGACCAACGCCGGGCGGCGCTCCTACTTCTTCCGGCACGATTTCAGCGAACTCCTGCGCGGCGATATGAAAACGCGCTTCGAAGCGTATCGCCTTGCGCGAGAAACTGGCGTCTACAGCCCCAATGATGTGCGACGCTTGGAAAATGAAGCGCCTGTCGCCGGTGGCGACGTCTACCACATGCCGGCGAATTGGACGCAGCTCGGACAGCCGCAGAGCGGCGCGCCGCAAAATGCGACGGTGTGA
- a CDS encoding tyrosine-type recombinase/integrase: MTNIKLRGFQLFKDRHGRWRCYHRKSRTPIDLARFPLGSAEFIAECARIVALKEAQTPKEKPGALGMLICDYRASPAFLDLSARTQADYQKHFDYLRPIADTPLARFDRPLVVRIRDKAAAAKGRRFGNYLKATLSVVFGWGRERGYLADNPASGIKAIRRPKGAPDANRPWSDAERHAVLDAAPAHMLPAIALMMMTGLGPKDALALPRNHWRDGEIATKRAKTGEPVFWPVPEPLDAILRAAPRHDAVTLCASSTGRPWTLDGFRASWRTLRLRLEAQGAIGPGLTLYGLRHTVAVILREAGFDERTIADALGQKTIEMARRYARGADLRPKMRGVVASFDAELNKRRTKLVKPS; this comes from the coding sequence ATGACAAATATAAAGCTCCGGGGCTTTCAGCTCTTCAAGGATCGGCATGGCCGCTGGCGCTGCTACCATCGAAAGTCGCGGACGCCGATCGACTTGGCCCGTTTCCCGCTCGGCTCGGCGGAATTCATCGCGGAGTGCGCGCGAATTGTCGCCTTGAAGGAGGCGCAGACTCCGAAGGAGAAGCCCGGCGCGCTTGGGATGCTGATTTGCGACTATCGGGCGTCGCCGGCTTTTCTGGATCTCTCAGCCCGGACGCAAGCAGACTACCAGAAGCATTTTGACTATCTGCGGCCGATCGCTGACACGCCTCTCGCGCGCTTCGATCGGCCGCTTGTGGTGCGCATCCGCGACAAGGCGGCGGCGGCGAAGGGTCGCCGCTTCGGAAACTACCTCAAGGCGACGCTTTCCGTTGTCTTCGGTTGGGGCCGGGAGCGGGGCTATCTCGCCGACAATCCCGCCTCGGGCATCAAGGCGATTCGCCGGCCAAAGGGCGCGCCGGATGCGAACCGGCCATGGTCCGACGCCGAGCGCCACGCCGTTCTGGACGCCGCGCCGGCGCATATGCTCCCCGCCATCGCCTTGATGATGATGACGGGCCTTGGTCCGAAAGACGCGCTCGCGCTCCCGCGCAACCATTGGCGAGACGGCGAGATTGCAACCAAGCGCGCGAAGACGGGCGAGCCGGTTTTCTGGCCCGTCCCAGAGCCGTTGGACGCGATCTTGCGCGCTGCCCCCCGTCACGACGCTGTTACGCTCTGCGCCAGTTCGACGGGCCGCCCCTGGACGCTGGACGGCTTCCGGGCCTCTTGGCGGACACTCCGCCTGCGGCTCGAAGCTCAGGGCGCGATCGGACCGGGGCTGACCCTCTACGGCCTGCGCCACACGGTCGCGGTTATCCTTCGCGAAGCGGGATTTGACGAGCGCACCATTGCGGACGCGCTCGGGCAGAAGACGATTGAGATGGCGCGCCGCTACGCGCGAGGCGCGGATCTTCGTCCGAAAATGCGGGGCGTTGTCGCCTCATTCGACGCCGAACTGAACAAGCGCCGAACAAAACTTGTCAAACCTAGCTAG
- a CDS encoding GNAT family N-acetyltransferase translates to MVKTAVSIRHARPGDAEEIARVHDASWRDAYRGVIPGVELERMIARRGPSWWHSAIVRGTGLLVLDYDSQIVGYSTYGRNRVPSMPYSGEVFELYLAPQHQGLGFGRRLFNAARRELAEHGYLSTIVWALADNDKALHFYRSLGGQTVRRAEERFGSDMLTRVAFGFVSAPVR, encoded by the coding sequence ATGGTCAAAACCGCCGTCTCCATTCGCCACGCCCGTCCCGGCGACGCCGAGGAAATCGCGCGCGTCCACGACGCTTCCTGGCGCGACGCCTATCGCGGCGTGATCCCCGGCGTCGAGCTGGAGCGGATGATTGCGCGGCGCGGCCCGAGCTGGTGGCATTCGGCGATCGTGCGCGGCACCGGCCTGCTGGTGCTGGATTACGACAGCCAGATCGTCGGCTATTCGACCTATGGCCGCAACCGCGTGCCGTCGATGCCCTATTCGGGCGAGGTGTTCGAGCTTTATCTCGCGCCTCAACACCAGGGTCTCGGTTTCGGACGGCGGCTGTTCAACGCCGCGCGGCGGGAGCTTGCCGAACACGGCTATCTGTCGACGATCGTCTGGGCGCTCGCCGATAATGACAAGGCGCTCCATTTCTATCGCAGTCTCGGCGGCCAGACCGTACGGCGGGCCGAAGAGCGTTTCGGCTCCGACATGCTCACCCGCGTCGCCTTCGGCTTCGTTTCGGCGCCGGTTCGCTGA
- the galU gene encoding UTP--glucose-1-phosphate uridylyltransferase GalU produces MTKRIRKAVFPVAGLGTRFLPATKAVPKEMLTVVDRPVVQHVVDEAREAGIEHFVFVTGRGKAVIEDHFDMAYELEDTLRRRNKTREYDALMADLPKAGATSFTRQQAPLGLGHAVWCARDIIGDEPFAVLLPDMITLPAAGKTARCLAQAVEAYERHGGNIIAVEEVKPEETHQYGVVATGKDYGATFEITGMVEKPPQGTAPSNFIISGRYILEPEIFALLEKGEKGAGGEIQLTDAMIQLARTQPFHGVRFDGRTYDTGSKLGFLAANVAFGLARPDVADGLRAELKKLLG; encoded by the coding sequence ATGACCAAGCGCATTCGCAAGGCTGTCTTTCCCGTCGCCGGTCTCGGCACGCGTTTCCTTCCCGCCACCAAGGCGGTTCCGAAAGAAATGCTCACGGTCGTCGATCGTCCGGTCGTGCAGCATGTCGTCGACGAGGCGCGCGAGGCGGGCATCGAGCATTTCGTCTTCGTCACGGGTCGCGGCAAGGCGGTGATCGAGGACCATTTCGACATGGCCTATGAGCTGGAGGACACGCTGCGCCGGCGCAACAAGACGAGGGAATATGACGCGCTGATGGCGGACCTGCCCAAGGCCGGCGCCACGAGCTTTACCCGCCAGCAGGCGCCGCTCGGACTCGGCCACGCGGTGTGGTGCGCGCGGGACATCATCGGAGACGAACCTTTCGCGGTGCTGCTGCCCGACATGATCACTCTCCCCGCCGCCGGCAAGACCGCGCGCTGCCTGGCGCAGGCGGTCGAAGCCTATGAAAGGCACGGCGGCAACATCATCGCGGTCGAGGAGGTGAAGCCGGAGGAGACGCATCAATATGGCGTTGTCGCCACCGGCAAGGATTATGGCGCGACCTTCGAAATCACCGGCATGGTCGAAAAACCGCCGCAGGGGACGGCCCCGAGCAATTTCATCATCTCGGGGCGCTATATTCTGGAGCCGGAGATTTTCGCGCTGCTGGAGAAGGGCGAAAAGGGCGCCGGGGGCGAAATCCAGCTCACGGACGCCATGATCCAACTCGCCAGGACGCAGCCTTTCCATGGCGTGCGCTTCGACGGCCGCACTTATGACACGGGCTCGAAGCTCGGTTTCCTCGCCGCCAATGTGGCCTTCGGTCTCGCTCGGCCGGATGTCGCGGACGGGCTGCGCGCGGAACTGAAGAAGCTTCTCGGCTGA
- a CDS encoding lytic murein transglycosylase, with translation MKQADAAPATAPDRRLLLRAAALGACAAILPTWPARAADFAGFLEGLWPSAQAAGVSRETFDAAISGLTPETAVLAKPKAQAEFTISIPAYLAGTVTNSRVARGRSVAAELAGPLRRASARHGVQPEIIVAILGVESNFGTATGAADALRVLATLAWKGHRAETFIEEFVAALVMLEKGYATRGQLRGSWAGAMGQPQFMPSAYLKYAESDDGSSAPDIWRSHADAVASIANFLAKSGWVAGLPAVVEARLPENFDYAAFDLDFGRWRALGVTRADGDALPTGGAASLYLPAGAAGPAFLISDNFEAIRQYNTSDAYAMSVALLAERIAGREIPLTPWPKVAPLSTAEVKSMQQLLAQRGLYHGTLDGKLGRTSRNAVHAFQLSEGIQPADGFATREVLARLKGR, from the coding sequence ATGAAGCAAGCTGACGCCGCGCCCGCGACTGCGCCCGACCGCCGACTTTTGCTGCGCGCGGCGGCTCTCGGCGCCTGCGCCGCGATCCTCCCCACATGGCCGGCCCGAGCGGCGGATTTCGCCGGATTTCTCGAAGGTTTGTGGCCCTCCGCCCAGGCGGCCGGCGTCTCGCGCGAGACCTTCGACGCCGCAATTTCCGGCCTGACGCCCGAAACAGCCGTGCTCGCAAAGCCCAAGGCGCAGGCCGAATTCACCATCTCGATCCCCGCCTATCTGGCCGGGACCGTGACGAATAGCCGCGTCGCGCGCGGGCGCTCGGTCGCCGCCGAGCTTGCCGGCCCCCTGCGCCGGGCCAGCGCCCGCCATGGCGTTCAGCCCGAGATCATCGTCGCGATACTTGGCGTCGAGAGCAATTTCGGGACGGCGACGGGCGCCGCCGACGCGCTGCGCGTGCTGGCGACGCTCGCCTGGAAGGGTCATCGCGCCGAAACCTTTATCGAGGAATTCGTCGCCGCGCTGGTGATGCTGGAGAAGGGCTACGCGACGCGCGGCCAGCTTCGCGGCTCCTGGGCGGGCGCGATGGGCCAGCCGCAGTTCATGCCCTCCGCCTATCTGAAATACGCCGAGAGCGACGACGGATCGAGCGCGCCGGACATCTGGCGCTCGCACGCCGACGCAGTCGCCTCCATCGCCAATTTTCTGGCGAAATCCGGCTGGGTCGCGGGACTCCCGGCGGTGGTGGAGGCGCGGTTGCCGGAGAATTTCGACTACGCGGCGTTCGATCTCGACTTCGGGCGCTGGCGGGCGTTGGGCGTCACCCGCGCCGACGGCGACGCGCTGCCCACCGGCGGCGCGGCCAGCCTTTACCTCCCCGCGGGCGCGGCCGGCCCCGCCTTTCTCATCAGCGACAATTTCGAGGCGATCAGGCAGTACAACACCTCCGACGCCTATGCCATGTCGGTGGCGCTGCTGGCCGAGCGCATCGCCGGACGGGAGATTCCGCTCACTCCCTGGCCAAAGGTCGCGCCGCTCTCGACCGCGGAAGTGAAGTCGATGCAACAGCTTCTCGCCCAGCGCGGGCTCTATCACGGGACGCTGGACGGCAAGCTGGGGCGCACGAGCCGCAACGCCGTGCACGCCTTCCAGCTCAGCGAAGGGATTCAGCCCGCCGACGGTTTTGCGACCAGGGAAGTGCTGGCTCGGCTGAAGGGGCGCTGA
- a CDS encoding acyltransferase: MTIRAQSTPERLAFADVLRGLAAPTVVFGHFIVLYLQAPQVVAGITMGEPIQPVAFPAVIESLYSIFNLPGIGVAVFFLISGFVIPLSLDGASVPGYLLKRLLRIFPTYWAALAIGVAATYISAAYWSKPVTHTVVDYFANTFLIADFFGRLDIISVMWTLQIEVKFYLLAPLFHASLRKGSLSRVLLWGAGVVAGYWFAISGCESSDVAACWGRLGFISRFTWEAAFIIYMLIGSVLYAHYRKFISDRQTAFGVAFLLGCFAAAVPLSSAPALGAVYGLAFFWGLLIFLPFYFFRDRVRLNPAFQFLADISYPLYVVHPLLGYVAMRLMMAAGLPYLVAFPAALALVTGVAIAIHVYAEAPSIALGKRLAGRLSRPSQKTLQPDAAAHAAQRETSPN; the protein is encoded by the coding sequence TTGACGATCCGTGCTCAGTCGACCCCCGAAAGATTGGCTTTCGCTGATGTCCTGCGCGGCCTTGCCGCACCAACGGTCGTTTTCGGACACTTCATCGTGCTTTACCTCCAGGCGCCCCAGGTCGTCGCGGGGATCACGATGGGCGAGCCGATCCAGCCCGTCGCCTTTCCCGCCGTAATCGAGTCGCTCTATTCGATTTTCAATCTTCCCGGCATAGGGGTGGCCGTTTTCTTTCTCATCAGCGGCTTCGTGATTCCGCTCTCGCTCGACGGCGCCAGCGTGCCCGGCTATCTGCTGAAACGTCTGCTGCGCATCTTCCCAACCTATTGGGCGGCGCTCGCGATCGGCGTCGCCGCGACCTACATTTCCGCCGCCTACTGGTCGAAGCCGGTCACGCATACCGTCGTCGATTATTTCGCCAACACTTTTCTCATTGCGGATTTCTTCGGGCGGCTCGACATCATCTCGGTGATGTGGACGCTGCAGATCGAGGTGAAATTCTATCTGCTCGCGCCGTTGTTTCACGCGTCGCTGCGCAAGGGGTCGCTGTCGCGCGTCCTGCTCTGGGGCGCCGGCGTGGTCGCGGGCTACTGGTTTGCGATTTCCGGCTGCGAAAGCAGCGACGTCGCCGCCTGCTGGGGCCGTCTGGGCTTCATTTCGCGTTTCACATGGGAGGCGGCGTTCATCATCTACATGCTGATCGGTTCCGTCCTTTATGCGCATTATCGCAAATTCATCAGCGACCGGCAGACCGCCTTCGGCGTCGCTTTCCTGCTCGGCTGCTTCGCCGCGGCCGTCCCTCTGTCGTCGGCGCCGGCGCTTGGCGCGGTGTATGGTCTCGCGTTTTTCTGGGGCCTGCTGATTTTTCTCCCGTTCTATTTTTTCCGCGACAGGGTCAGGTTGAACCCGGCGTTCCAGTTTCTCGCCGACATCAGCTATCCGCTCTATGTCGTCCATCCATTGCTGGGCTATGTCGCCATGCGGCTCATGATGGCGGCCGGTCTGCCTTATCTCGTGGCCTTCCCTGCCGCGCTGGCGCTTGTGACCGGCGTCGCGATTGCGATTCATGTCTATGCCGAGGCGCCTTCGATCGCGCTTGGCAAACGGCTCGCCGGGCGGCTGTCACGACCTTCGCAAAAGACGCTTCAGCCCGACGCGGCGGCACATGCCGCGCAGCGGGAAACGTCGCCCAATTGA
- the galE gene encoding UDP-glucose 4-epimerase GalE, protein MAVLVTGGAGYIGSHTVLELLDAGEKPVVLDDLSTGFRWAVPDGAPLVVGDFGDEDLVTETIARYDIDEIIHFAARIVVPESVADPLGYYLNNTAKARTLLATAVGCDIPRFIFSSTAAVYGEPQHHPVTEDEPLKPVSPYGRSKLMVEWMLEDTSHAHDLSYVALRYFNVAGADPKGRSGQSTPNATHLIKVASQTALGKRAKMQVFGTDYPTPDGTCVRDYIQVTDLARAHLDALRYLRNGGASMVANCGYARGFSVLEVIEAVKRISGVDFEVEYAPRRPGDPAAIVAANDRVRHALGWTPKHDDLDAIVRQALDWEKRLAERQS, encoded by the coding sequence ATGGCGGTTCTGGTCACGGGCGGCGCCGGCTATATCGGCAGTCATACGGTTCTCGAACTCCTCGACGCCGGGGAAAAGCCCGTCGTGCTCGACGATCTCTCCACCGGATTCCGATGGGCCGTGCCCGATGGCGCGCCGCTCGTCGTCGGCGATTTCGGCGACGAGGATCTCGTTACGGAAACCATCGCGCGCTACGACATCGACGAGATCATCCATTTCGCCGCCAGGATCGTCGTGCCGGAGTCGGTCGCCGATCCTCTCGGCTACTATCTCAACAATACGGCGAAAGCCCGCACGCTGCTGGCGACCGCCGTCGGCTGCGACATCCCGCGCTTCATCTTCTCCTCGACTGCGGCCGTCTATGGCGAGCCGCAGCATCACCCAGTCACCGAGGACGAACCGTTGAAGCCCGTTTCGCCCTACGGCCGGTCCAAGCTGATGGTCGAATGGATGCTGGAGGACACGTCGCACGCCCACGACCTATCCTATGTGGCGCTGCGCTATTTCAACGTCGCCGGCGCCGATCCGAAGGGGCGCTCCGGGCAGTCGACGCCCAACGCGACGCATCTCATCAAGGTCGCGTCGCAGACCGCGCTCGGCAAGCGCGCGAAAATGCAGGTCTTCGGCACGGATTATCCGACGCCCGACGGCACCTGCGTGCGCGACTATATCCAGGTGACGGACCTCGCCCGCGCCCATCTCGACGCGCTGCGCTATCTGCGCAATGGCGGCGCGAGCATGGTCGCAAATTGCGGCTATGCGCGAGGTTTCTCGGTTCTGGAAGTCATCGAGGCGGTCAAGCGCATCTCCGGCGTCGACTTCGAGGTGGAATATGCGCCGCGCCGGCCGGGCGATCCGGCGGCCATCGTCGCGGCCAATGATCGCGTCCGTCACGCGCTCGGCTGGACGCCGAAGCATGACGATCTCGACGCCATCGTCCGTCAGGCGCTCGACTGGGAAAAGCGCCTCGCCGAACGTCAGTCCTGA
- the irrA gene encoding iron response transcriptional regulator IrrA: MTHQPLTTSFNNSLRLREQPAGVEKPADHKTRLRSAGLRPTVQRLALSRLLFGKGDRHVSAEALHAEAREAGLTMSLSTVYNTLNQFAEAGLLREIAVQGPRTYFHTRTSPHHHFMDEATSRMFDVADGSIEFARLPAPPEGMEIVGCDVIIRIRPKKG; the protein is encoded by the coding sequence ATGACACATCAGCCTCTGACCACGAGTTTCAATAACTCGCTGCGCCTGCGCGAACAGCCTGCCGGCGTCGAAAAACCGGCTGATCACAAGACCCGGCTGCGCAGCGCCGGCCTTCGTCCAACGGTTCAGCGACTGGCGCTGAGCCGGCTGCTGTTCGGCAAGGGCGATCGTCACGTCAGCGCGGAGGCGCTTCACGCCGAGGCCCGCGAGGCCGGGCTGACAATGTCGCTCTCGACCGTCTACAACACGCTCAATCAATTCGCCGAGGCTGGCCTGCTGCGCGAGATCGCCGTTCAGGGCCCGCGCACCTATTTCCATACGCGCACCTCGCCGCATCACCACTTCATGGACGAGGCGACGAGCCGCATGTTCGACGTGGCCGACGGCTCCATCGAATTCGCACGCCTGCCGGCGCCGCCGGAGGGAATGGAGATCGTCGGCTGCGACGTCATCATCCGCATCCGTCCCAAAAAGGGCTGA